In Acidobacteriota bacterium, the sequence GTAAGCCACTGTCGTGCAGTAAAGAACTGTCATCCTGAGGCCTCTTTTGGCCGAAGGATCTCCCGGAATGTGTCAAACGTAATTGCTGCCGCGTGGCATTTTGGCCAAACGTCTGGGGTTCTCGTGAAAGAGCCACACTGGCTGCAAGTACGTCCGAAATATTTCGGGAGATCCTTCGGCCAAGAGAGGGCCTCAGGATGACAGTCGATAGATGACAGTCGATAAAAAGTAAGCTGCAGAAAAAGGACTCATATGGCGACCGCAACGTCCGTACAGACAAACATTCCACACACCAAGACCACCGGTCCCTGCGTAATGGTCATCTTCGGTGCGACCGGCGACCTTACCAAGCGCAAGCTGCTGCCATCGATCTACAACCTGTTGAGCACCGGACTGCTGTCGCGCGAGTTCGCCATCGTCGGCATGTCCAAGGATGGCTGGACTACCGATCAGTTTCGCAAGCATGTCAGCGATTCGCTCAAGCAGTTCGCCGAGGGCGCCGATCCGGAACTGGTGGATTGGCTTGAACGTCATTCTTATTATGTGCAGGGCGAATTCGGCGACAGCGAAGCCTATAAGCGCTTGCGCGTGCAGTTGAAGGAAGTCGATGAGGTCCACGGGACGCACGGCAATTACTTCTTTTACTTCGCCATCGCGCCGCAGTTCTTTGCCACCTCGGTGCAGAAGCTGGGCGAGTCAAATCTTTCGGAGGAAGAGAACGGTTCCTGGCGCCGGGTCATCATCGAGAAGCCATTCGGGCATGATCTGGAGTCAGCCAGGGAGCTGAATAAGCAGATCAAGGAAGTGCTCTACGAGAGCCAGATCTTCCGCATCGATCATTATCTGGGCAAAGAGACGGTGCAGAACATCTTAGTATTCCGTTTTGGGAATGGACTTTTCGAGCCGATCTGGAGCCGCAACTACATCGATCATGTGCAGATCACTGTGGCCGAGACCGTGGGAGTGGAAGGCCGTGGAGGCTACTACGACACCTCGGGCACGCTGCGCGACATGGTGCCCAACCACATCATGCAGCTCATCAGCCTGACCACGATGGAGCCTCCGATCTCGTTCCAGGCAGATGACGTGCGTGATGAGCAGTCGAAGGTGCTGCACGCCATTCGTCCGATGAGCGGAGAAGAGGTGATTCACAACGCCGTGCGCGGTCAATACGGCACTGGAACGACGCAGAAAGGCGAACGCATGCCTGGCTACCGTCAGGAGCCGAGCGTGAATCCCAGTTCCCGAACTGAAACCTTCATCGCACTGAAGCTCTCGATCGACAACTGGCGTTGGGCAGGCGTTCCGATCTACTTGCGCACAGGCAAACGCATGGCGCGGCGACATACGGAAATCGCCATTGAGTTCAAGCGCGCGCCGTTCGTGCTCTTCCGCGACACCGACATCGAGCACCTGCCGAGCAATCAATTAGTCATCAACGTCCAGCCGGAAGAAGGTATTGCGCTTAAGTTCGGCGCCAAGGTTCCGGGTCCGCTGGTGAAGGTCGGGCCAGTGCACATGAGCTTCAACTACCAGGATTATTTTGGCGGCACCGCGCAAACTGGTTACGAAGTATTGCTCTACGACTGCATGATCGGCGATGCCACTCTCTTTCAGCGCGCGGATATGGTCGAGGCCGGTTGGTCAGCAGTTGATCCAGTGCTCGACGTGTGGAAGGCGCTGCCTCCAAGGGAATTCCCGAACTACCAGGCAGGCACGTGGGGGCCGAGGGAGGCTGAGGAGTTGATGGCTCGGGATGGCAGACACTGGAGAAACCTATAGGAATCGGGCCATCGGGTCATCGGGTGAAGTGAAACCCAAAAGGCTTTCGGCTATCGGCGTTCGGCTTTCTGCCAGAAAGCTGTCCTGTGAGTTACATAGCAACACATAGGCCGAAAGCCGACAGCCGAGTGCCGATAGCC encodes:
- a CDS encoding glucose-6-phosphate dehydrogenase; translated protein: MATATSVQTNIPHTKTTGPCVMVIFGATGDLTKRKLLPSIYNLLSTGLLSREFAIVGMSKDGWTTDQFRKHVSDSLKQFAEGADPELVDWLERHSYYVQGEFGDSEAYKRLRVQLKEVDEVHGTHGNYFFYFAIAPQFFATSVQKLGESNLSEEENGSWRRVIIEKPFGHDLESARELNKQIKEVLYESQIFRIDHYLGKETVQNILVFRFGNGLFEPIWSRNYIDHVQITVAETVGVEGRGGYYDTSGTLRDMVPNHIMQLISLTTMEPPISFQADDVRDEQSKVLHAIRPMSGEEVIHNAVRGQYGTGTTQKGERMPGYRQEPSVNPSSRTETFIALKLSIDNWRWAGVPIYLRTGKRMARRHTEIAIEFKRAPFVLFRDTDIEHLPSNQLVINVQPEEGIALKFGAKVPGPLVKVGPVHMSFNYQDYFGGTAQTGYEVLLYDCMIGDATLFQRADMVEAGWSAVDPVLDVWKALPPREFPNYQAGTWGPREAEELMARDGRHWRNL